CTAAAGCTCTCTTAATAAATTCTGTGAGAAAGCAGTTTGCCATTTCTGTTGAATACTTAGGCCTAAAACCAAACTGTTTAGAGAGaagtaaatcatgtttttctAGATATTTGATAAGTTGTTCAGATACCAATTTTCCAAAAATGTTGAGATTACAGAGAGTATAGAAGGTGGTCTATAATTCTGAATCCTTAATAATTGATCCTGCCTTAAAAGTTGGGGTTATAATAGAAGTTTACTTTCTCTTAATAGATAAATGTATCAAATTTACCAACGGCTTCAGCAAACAAGCACTCTATTTTTTATGAATGCAGTATCCATCCCAAATTTATACTGTACTTAGctcttaaattattattcaattgATTAATAATTTGAAGTATCTTACCTTCATCGACCTCAGAGATATAAAAGGATGAGGGTGTGTCGTTTATTGCATTTTGAGGTAACTGCACAGGTTCAAAACATATAGCAAGCTCATCCACAGActggataaaatatatattaaattaattggcAATTTCAATGCTATCAGTACTAAGTCTTCTTTTTATGTGCAGCTCTACAATGGTTTACTTTGTATGCcttctcattttaaaaaaattgttaatgtaCTTCCAAAGAGATGATCCATTTCCTCCTGATTCTGCGATCAATTGCTCAAAATTTGCCTTCCTCATTTATCtaactacttttttttcttagcaaTTTGAAATTTAGGAAATATGTCTGTCTTTGTAAGCAAAGACTTTTTCTAAGCaagatctctctttttttattggtGATGAATATGTGAATTTAGCCATGGTAGGGATGTactattttgtttgcattttaacGGTTGTGTATACTTTGGAATAATTTTTACAATGGTTTGCATCACACTTCACAGTTTTTGTCCAGATCAACAATTTGTAGTGCATTAtcccaattacatttttttttcaatatcattTTCAAATCTTGTAATTTTACTCTTAGGGATGCCTACTACTCATGGTTTAAAAGTTTGATGAAAATTACTCTGCAAATGTCTCTTTGCTTATTTTCTAACAATCAGGATCATGTTATGGGCAGACAAACCAGTGagaagattatatatttttttcacactttCAGGTGTATTTGTTAATGCCAGATCAGTAAGAGTTTTACATGTTTTTGTTATCCTTGTTGAACTGTCTGACCAATTTGttaaaatctacaaataaaaGTACAACAATCGTTTCAGTACAACGATTTTAAAAACTTCACCATTTCCTCTGATAATAAAAACAAGAATCATGCGAGGGTGGATTACAGAATCACAACATTAAAATTCATTGTTGGGGACATTATAACATTTAACGCCAAACATTCTAATCCAGCAATATCTAGATTTACCTCAACACATTTTAAACTATCCTTTTTTATGTAATTCGTGACTTCCCCTCCTCTTCATGATGGTCTGTCTTTTCTGTAACAACTATAACCAGGAACATCAATCATGCATGTTGGTATGTTATTGACACGCTATTTTCCTagttaatactgtaaagttgctttgacacaatctgtattaaaagcactatataaacaaAGCAGATTTACCCTGACTATGTTGGAAGAGGAAAACGAGGAGCGAGGAACACCCATCCAGGGCTGTGCAGTGATTGGTGCAGATGCTGGAGGAGTAACTCTGTATAACTCATCAGTTCTGATCCGAGAGTCTTGTAAATACCTCAGGATTGTTGTTCATGATTCTGATTGATATTGTCCTCTGCTTGCTTACTGGATGCATTTTATACTGTTTACATTGTATAGTACTGACTTTGACAACATACCAAGCCTCTTATAAATTCAACAGCTACTTTatactgtgggtgtgtgtgtgtttaatttcttgaaatactacaaatgtaagaaaatataacacacacattaatacatatatactgtgtgtgtatatatatatatatatatatatatatatatatatatatatatatatatatatatatatatatatatgcacacgaTAATgatcattttgatcattttttatttgcttatatttgataaacattttcaataaaataatatacaatactgaattttatatttttttaataagcattaagaataataatgcatctatttaattatttatttctcttgCCGGTTTCCGGTTTTTAGCCACAGCTGACGTCCGGTTTTAGTGGCAGTCATTTCCGGCTAACAGCTCAGCTGCTGAATTTTCGCCGAGCCCTCTCTCGCAACGCTTCGATAGACCAGCACTTCACTCTTcattatttaatctatttatatCTGATATTTTCGTGAGACTCGTCGCCTCTTACAGATCAGTCCAGGATCATGAGATACTGAATGTGAAACTATCTTAAGCGCGCTCTCGAGCTCAGGAGTGAACTCATAACAGAAGTGAAAGTATGATGGCCTCGGAGCTCCTTGAGTTAAATGTAACTCCACAATATAAACGAAGAGATATATAAACGGTGTGTGGTGACAACCATCTACACGTCGTTTAAACAGCTTCTGGAGCGCGTCATGGAAATTaggtatgtttttattaatatcccAGAGCTTTATCAAAATCCTCTCTGTAAACTATCGTCCAGGCTAACGTTAGCTTCTTGCTAGCGGTCTCCTGTACACTACGCAGCAGTCACTGAGCTAGTGATGATAACGAGAAAAGATACTCGGAGATTAAATGAATAAGTAAAACGAAGAAAGACTACACAAAGAGATCATTTTTACGGTGCCCTTaaggtgacttgttcggtttaacgttacttagttttgtcgtggccacgacataataactcgtggTAGCGTTATATGTCGTGTCcacaagatattattattattatcatttttttttttttttaagaaaaaaaaaaagaccgcGTACAATAAACATTAACGCCAAACATTCTAATCCAGCAATATCTATATTTACCTCAACACATTTTAAACTAtcctttttttatgtaattcGTGACTTCCCCTCCTCTTCATGATGGTCTGTCTTTTCTGTAACGACTTGTTCGGTTTAAcgttacttagttttgtcgtggccacgacataataactcgtggTAGCGTTATATGTCGTGTCCAcgagatattattattattattattatcatttttttttttttttaagaaaaaaaaagaccgcGTACAATAAACATTAACCTCAAAGGGAGAGATGCATAGTACCGGGTTTTAGCTCAAGAGCTAATTTTCACCCGTAGTCGCTGGGCAGGCTGATGTTAAGctacaatatataaaacatacatgagTAATAAGATTTAcacttgccaaaaaaataaaaataaaaattgtacaaaACTTCATGTTCACACCTTTCATATACTATGACCTTagagcacacatacacatatctGGTCACGTGTGGGGacaaatttgatttgataaaagCCTTTTCTTTGGTTGGCGTGTGAAGGTGTAaaaatttgtgcttttttttttagctctgtaGGCAACATATTCCACTGATGAGTGGCCACACAAGAAAAAGCAGAGTTTCCAAATACTGTCCTGCGTTTAGGGATCCTGCATTCACCTCGCACTGTAGATGTTGTGGCTCGAGCTGTTGTTTCAGAGCCCAAAGATATGAATTCTTTTAGTGGAGGAGCAGCGTTGTCATGAAGTATCTTATACATCAAACACAGATTGGTGTGAATTATCAGATTTTCAAAGCTGAGAAACTGGTATTTTACAAGAATATGACAGTGATGGAATCGTCTGCTTTTCTTATTTGTGGGAACgtgatattatgtcgtggccaagAGATCATTTTGTCATGGCCTCGAGAAGggagggaacgacatgtttttctcgtggccatgAGTTTAATACGTAAaaaaacctgcgtgaccatagcaacccaggattatcagagctggattcattaatattttattttgaattacgaAATTATTATAAGATATCATGTCGTGGCCATGACACAACTAAGTAAACTGAAGTAAACTGAGCAAGTCACCTTACGGGCACCGTACATTTAGACTAAAGCGTAAACAATTATATTGTAAGTCCTTAGAAACTGATGACGTTATCTTTTtactatttgtatattattttcttatttttttaatccatagATGTTGGCTTTGACTAAGTGTTGACTCTGTGTTTACAGGTATTCACAGCTGTGTTTTCTACCTGTGTTCCTGTTTATAAATGGAGGTGAGCACTAAAATGATTACCTTTAAAGCACTTCTGTCATTCTTTCCTGCTGAATTTGGTATCTTTTATCATAActtttctctctgttttcagtgtctctgcaggagtCTGTTGAGGGTTTTATTGGAGGTTCTGCTGTTTTACCTTGTTCTTCTGAAGAATCAACGCTCACAGTTCAAGACATAGAGCTAGTGCTCTGGAGACGCAATTACGACCAGAATGTGTATGAGATTATTAATGGTCAAGTCTCTGTGGAAGGACAGGATCCAGTGTACAGGAACAGAGTTGAAAGCTTTCCTGAGGAGTATCTGAGAGGAAACTTCTCCATCAAACTCAACAATCTTCAAAACACTGATGCAGGAGAATACTGGTGCTACATCTTCATGAAGGAACAAGTATTCAGGATTGTTGAGCTTTCGATTAAAGGTGAATAAAACCACATGACTAAAACAGTTTATATTTCAGCCTGCTTTCTTCTGCGTAGACATTATGAAAGGATgcacttatgttttgtgtttttcctcCAAAACTGTGTAAATCTTTTGTCTTCCAGAGAGACCAGAAAGACAACTTCCCAGTGAAGGCACAAAACCAAGACCAGAGATGACTGTTCTGATCATTTCTGCTCTGTTTATTGGTATTATATCTTCATTGGCTGTAAGTTCTCATAAGTATGTCGTAAGTAAGCATCATAATCAAGATCTACTTCACATTGTATTTAAGTGACAGcctgaaattaaacattttaatgatgaatGTGTTACAGAACTGTGTCACAGGGGTTTCACAGCATCCCAAGCCTGGATAAGAGATTGAACAGAAGCAGCCCCCCTTCCCGATCTCATCTACAGCATCTTTAAAGGCCCAGACCAGGAACAGATTAGCACAACTCCAAAGACCTGCGCCCAGCTCACCTGTAGGAGACCGACGCCGCACACAGgccggaggaggagacaggcaaaGCCAGGAGGAGGAAGAGCTGGAGAACTACTTTATATATTCACTACAATATCACCAGAAGGTGCTTCTCGACACCTGATGTCTTCATGAATGAATttcagctgagagagagagagagatcgggAAAGATCCATGAGTCGGGATTCAAGTTCAGGACGCCAGCAGCGCAGCGGCTCTGTGTGACGGCGCCAGCAATATATTGAACTTTTCTGAACTATCTTGTACAGCTAGAAATATTACGTTATTAACAAGTAATAcatattcagaaatgtttttaaaggaactattGAATGTTTGAATcatatatagtaatatagtatCACTTGTTTTGTACGgtttatatatagtttaattaattgcagatttaaataaaaaatatggataattaaacaatattgtatttatttcccCCCAAAAAGTATTAAATCtgatgaaaatcatcaaaattaaacaaCTCAAAAGTAAATCAAATCACTGATAAATTAGAGGGAAATGTgcttacattttatgaaaacatcacaaaacaAATCTTAAGCCTGGTTCACAAACAGGGCTTAGACtaaaccaggattaggccatCGTTCAATTAggatgtttaaattatttatttttttattaatgtcttaGAAGAAAAACATTCCTGGTGTTCATCTTGAGACATCAAAGACGCAGAGATGTTTAAGATCCTTCAgagcaagtttctttcagttgaaacagctcagatttacattttagtctgggactagatTTAAGCCTTGTCTGGGACACTGAGGGTTATAATGTCTTAAAAGTAGGccatatgtttatataaaatatagtttctTAAAAATACTAGAAATGTTAGGtgaaaatttgtatttgtaaactAGTAAACACGACAATAAAGCCTATTGGTCAAATTTTGCTAACTGAATGGGTAATTTTCCAAGTGAGAAGGGGCACTGGaacaaaaattaaatgcatccaGGCCAAGTCATCCAGGCCATATTTAAGACGTTTTGCCAAAATATGagtcattatttaataatgtgaTGATCAAAAGAGCATCTTTAAGAGATTTTGGTACTAAATAAAAATCATTGATGGTGGAAGGCATATATCGACAAATGAAACTGTGACTAAAAATGAGATAAATGGTCAAGAAAAGTTTTAGATAATTCTGAAGTCAACCCATCACttatttggtgtttttttaagttattaatgGCCTCTTTCAATTCATCCAATGATATGTTTTTAAGacatatgaaattaaattcatTAACAGATCTCTCTGAAGTAACAGAACAGAAATAGGGTCAGTAACATCGGAGTCGCTTTATATAAATTACTAAAAGATTCTGTAATATGGggttaattcatatttttatccTTACAAAcaccattaatttttattttcctgaCCGTATTGACCTCCACTCTTTTAATTTCAAGATTAAATAagtatttactgtttttttctccTGTTTCTAACCACTGTTTTCTTGATCTGATAAAGGCTCCCTTGgctttttcttcatatattttgtCAAGTTTATTTTGGAGTTTATTCAAAGCTAACTGATTTTCTAAAGTGAAAGTGCCTTTCTCTTGACAGCTAATCTTTTACCATAGGTCGTAACAGCTCTTACCATATTATCACAGACGATGCTGTATATCACACAGCtcagactcgacttgagtggGAAATTAAATCATCCGTGGTTGTTTTCACATGACAAAAGTGTTTAACTTCCAaacgccagaccactgattcgtcaaacctgTTTAattcctgcagtctgtgttcttctgactattttgtagtaacAAATATACTTACAGGAAATGTATTggaaaaaaagtatacattttaggAGATGTGTATTAAAtgttggctgaaatataaaaactcaaaaaaTACTTAGTAAAGAATAGGACTTTTCTAAGAGTAGGAGACTTTTATAAAGCAGCTAAAAGCAACTTTCAGTAAAGTATAAGACTGATTCTTAAGTGCTGACTGAAGTGGGACTTAAGTGCTGTGAATTAAGGACTACAATGATGTGAACCCAAAATGGCCACCGTGAACCTCTGAATCAGCCAATAGTGAGCCTGCAAGGGTGAGGTCACAGCTGCAAGGTTTtgctttgtgcaaaaaaaaaaaaaaaattacaaataagtaCATGCATTTATTTCACACAATTCTAATTGAGTTTCAACACATTAATTAAATGGACAAATGTGATGCTATTTAAGTTATTAAGCTGAAGAATCACATAATTCAAAATTGCACTCACAGCCGTATATAAAGGAAAGATAAAAGTTgcaaattggaaaaaaaattgatacaaaaagaaaaccaaactggtCCAAGGAAGAAAATTTTCTAGTGAAGTCGGTCCTTAAATGGAAGGATGTGATAAGAGGAAAATTAATTCCGTCTTTAACaaggaaggggaaaaaaaaccctGCATGTCATCAGATTGTTCTGACAGTAAATGCAGTATTTCCTCGGACAAGACGTTCAGCAGAGGTTTGTGAGAAAAGGGGATACAATGTGTTTGCAACAACACACAAGGAAATTGCAGCCTATAAAGAAAGCATGCGAGCAActggtacattttattttagcttattaaaCCATTTTATGTTAAATGATTGTCTCCATGTGGTCAGCAGCTGAGTTCTTGTCAAGCAGGTGGGGGACCTCCATGTAAACCTGTCTGAGATTGGCAACATAGTAGAGGAGATACTTGGAACGCCAATCCCTTACCCAAAATGTGAGTTAGCAAAGCAGTCCTTTAGTGAGGCTCTCCCCGAAATGCTTTGTAATGTGTGTTCAGTGGTATCGTCATCATCATTCATCACTGTTATCATCACCATCGtccttttcatcatcatcatcaagcaATAGGAGGTCACGAGctttgaaaatatagtgcaaaatGCCACAAGCCATAATAATGCGACAAGCACGCTCAGGTGAATGTCGAATCTCTCCATGAAGGACATGGAGTCTTCTTTTCAGCTGTCCAATTACGCTCTCCACCACAGCTCTTGTTACTTTGTGTGCTCTTCATGACGCAAGAAACAATAAACCAACATAGGTCAGATAAGTCAAGAATGCACTCATTGAACAAAATTGGTATCTTGTCTACAGTTCAGTCCAGTACAGTACCTGTTACAATTGAGCTGCTGTTCTCCTTGAGGTCTTCTGTAAGGGGTGAGAAGCCAGTGTTTTAAAGGGTAACCCGAGTCTCCCAGCAGATGACATCCAGGGTGAACATAATTTTCTTTGAATAAACCAGTGAGGCCACTCTGGGAAAGAACCCGAGCATCATGTGTTGACCCTGGCCATTTTGGGACAAGATCGAGGATCTTGTAATTGGGATCAAATACAACTTGAACATTGATGCTGTGGATTCCCTTTCGATTGATGTATGTCCCCTCATTTACAGTTGAGGAGGCAATGATGCGTACATGGGTGCCATCGATGGTTCCAACAACTCCAGGGAAACCTGCCATCCTCATAAAATCTGCTTGCTTTTTCCGTATAGTTTGAAGGTCAGTTGGGAAGTCAATGAACTGCCTCACtatatgctgttttataacaaagttcgggaggaacagtcgcagttcattaacctgattaacacaagtggagaccaatcagtaatcaactcatgacaaggtataaatgacagcagaacctatctctgttcattgaccgttttcagcatcccggttcgcgctgtctgTCTTCTCATCACAGACCCGATTTTCCTTCCagcaaggagatccataccggggattttttcagaaatgctactttttctgacacccatg
The nucleotide sequence above comes from Carassius auratus strain Wakin unplaced genomic scaffold, ASM336829v1 scaf_tig00004584, whole genome shotgun sequence. Encoded proteins:
- the LOC113070592 gene encoding CD276 antigen homolog isoform X1, whose protein sequence is MEIRYSQLCFLPVFLFINGVSLQESVEGFIGGSAVLPCSSEESTLTVQDIELVLWRRNYDQNVYEIINGQVSVEGQDPVYRNRVESFPEEYLRGNFSIKLNNLQNTDAGEYWCYIFMKEQVFRIVELSIKERPERQLPSEGTKPRPEMTVLIISALFIGIISSLAVSSHKTVSQGFHSIPSLDKRLNRSSPPSRSHLQHL
- the LOC113070592 gene encoding CD276 antigen homolog isoform X2, with translation MEIRYSQLCFLPVFLFINGVSLQESVEGFIGGSAVLPCSSEESTLTVQDIELVLWRRNYDQNVYEIINGQVSVEGQDPVYRNRVESFPEEYLRGNFSIKLNNLQNTDAGEYWCYIFMKEQVFRIVELSIKERPERQLPSEGTKPRPEMTVLIISALFIGIISSLAVSSHKYVNCVTGVSQHPKPG
- the LOC113070592 gene encoding CD276 antigen homolog isoform X3 produces the protein MEIRYSQLCFLPVFLFINGVSLQESVEGFIGGSAVLPCSSEESTLTVQDIELVLWRRNYDQNVYEIINGQVSVEGQDPVYRNRVESFPEEYLRGNFSIKLNNLQNTDAGEYWCYIFMKEQVFRIVELSIKERPERQLPSEGTKPRPEMTVLIISALFIGIISSLANCVTGVSQHPKPG
- the LOC113070593 gene encoding putative nuclease HARBI1, with protein sequence MRMAGFPGVVGTIDGTHVRIIASSTVNEGTYINRKGIHSINVQVVFDPNYKILDLVPKWPGSTHDARVLSQSGLTGLFKENYVHPGCHLLGDSGYPLKHWLLTPYRRPQGEQQLNCNRAHKVTRAVVESVIGQLKRRLHVLHGEIRHSPERACRIIMACGILHYIFKARDLLLLDDDDEKDDGDDNSDE